A region of Bacillus cabrialesii DNA encodes the following proteins:
- a CDS encoding DUF4352 domain-containing protein: MRRILSIFAFAIMLAGCSSNASSEKPSTGGEQAVKATPQSTSSHKDSFDEYQPNSQVTDDRSLLKVGQTFSDDKGKAVLKDIKQVNQTYKIGDVELTVKEMKLIHLRPDYSMIDYFHVLTHDEEFDFVKVFVEIKNTSSKKVNVAPIALMKTNTGETFDWNKDIYLEELNGELEGGAKKSGNLGFIVNASSGHAHDKDADKKKAEIKWIDITTSDVFDHNHKKISDAQKIKIKF, from the coding sequence ATGAGAAGAATTCTTTCAATTTTTGCTTTTGCCATCATGCTTGCGGGCTGTTCATCAAACGCAAGTTCAGAAAAACCGAGTACGGGCGGAGAGCAAGCGGTAAAAGCCACACCGCAAAGCACGTCATCTCATAAAGACAGTTTTGATGAGTATCAGCCTAATTCCCAAGTGACCGATGACCGGTCATTGCTGAAGGTTGGCCAAACGTTTTCTGATGACAAGGGAAAAGCTGTTTTAAAGGATATCAAGCAAGTGAATCAAACATATAAAATCGGCGACGTGGAGCTAACAGTAAAAGAAATGAAGCTGATCCATTTGCGACCGGATTACAGCATGATTGATTATTTTCATGTGTTAACGCACGATGAAGAGTTTGATTTCGTTAAGGTCTTCGTTGAGATCAAAAACACCTCTTCAAAGAAAGTAAATGTTGCGCCGATTGCCTTGATGAAAACAAATACAGGGGAAACTTTTGATTGGAACAAAGATATTTATCTTGAAGAGTTAAATGGTGAGCTGGAAGGCGGAGCCAAAAAGTCCGGAAATCTCGGCTTTATTGTGAACGCATCAAGCGGCCATGCCCATGATAAAGATGCTGATAAGAAGAAAGCAGAGATCAAGTGGATCGACATCACAACAAGTGACGTCTTTGACCACAACCATAAGAAAATCAGTGATGCTCAAAAGATCAAAATCAAGTTTTAA
- the phoB gene encoding alkaline phosphatase PhoB: MKKFPKKLLPIAVLSSIAFSSLASGSVPEASAQEKKKGNQGEIKNVIVLIGDGMGVSYTSAHRYLKDNKKTKFVEPTAFDQYLVGQQTTYPEDPEQNVTDSASAATAMSAGIKTYNNAIAVDNDGSEAKTVLEAAKEEGKSTGLVATSEITHATPASFGSHDHSRKNMNSIADDYFDEMVNGKHKIDVLLGGGKSNFDRKDRNLIKEFKKAGYSYVDNRKDMLKNKDSQVLGLFADGGLPKKIDRTKDIPSLKDMTNTAIKKLSKDKDGFFLMVEGSQIDWAGHDNDIVGAMSEMEDFEQAYKAAIDFAKKDKHTLVVATADHSTGGYSIGADGIYNWFSEPIKAAKRTPDFMAEKIADGANVEKTLKTYIDQKKLALTESEIQSVEKAAKTKEVLEIDNAIEEIFNKRSHTGWTTGGHTGEDVPVYAYGPSSETFAGQIDNTEIAKNVFKALQYNIKINDK, encoded by the coding sequence TTGAAAAAATTCCCGAAGAAATTGCTGCCTATCGCGGTTTTATCATCTATTGCGTTCAGCAGCTTAGCCAGCGGCAGTGTGCCTGAAGCCAGCGCCCAGGAAAAGAAAAAGGGGAATCAAGGCGAAATTAAGAATGTTATCGTACTGATTGGTGATGGTATGGGCGTGTCCTATACGTCTGCTCATCGTTATTTAAAAGATAATAAAAAGACAAAATTTGTAGAGCCTACAGCTTTTGACCAATACTTGGTCGGCCAGCAAACAACTTACCCTGAAGATCCAGAGCAGAACGTGACAGACTCCGCATCTGCAGCAACAGCTATGTCTGCCGGGATCAAAACATATAACAATGCGATTGCAGTCGATAATGACGGTTCAGAGGCCAAAACGGTGCTTGAAGCGGCGAAAGAAGAAGGAAAATCAACAGGGCTTGTGGCCACGTCAGAAATTACACACGCTACTCCGGCCTCTTTCGGTTCCCATGATCACAGCCGGAAAAATATGAACTCAATTGCCGATGATTATTTTGATGAAATGGTAAACGGCAAACACAAAATTGATGTCCTTCTTGGCGGAGGGAAAAGCAATTTTGACCGCAAGGACCGCAATTTGATCAAGGAATTCAAAAAAGCGGGATACAGCTATGTGGATAACCGCAAGGACATGCTGAAAAATAAAGACAGTCAAGTTCTCGGCCTATTCGCTGACGGCGGCCTTCCTAAAAAGATTGACCGCACGAAGGATATTCCTTCATTAAAAGATATGACAAACACAGCGATTAAAAAATTAAGCAAGGATAAAGACGGTTTCTTCCTCATGGTGGAAGGCAGCCAAATTGACTGGGCGGGACATGACAATGATATCGTCGGCGCAATGAGTGAGATGGAAGACTTCGAACAAGCTTATAAGGCGGCTATTGATTTCGCCAAAAAAGACAAACACACATTAGTTGTCGCAACGGCTGACCACTCCACTGGCGGGTACTCCATCGGTGCGGACGGCATCTACAACTGGTTCAGTGAACCCATTAAAGCGGCCAAGCGCACACCTGACTTTATGGCAGAAAAAATCGCTGACGGCGCAAATGTTGAAAAAACATTAAAAACGTATATTGATCAAAAGAAATTAGCTTTAACTGAATCGGAAATTCAATCTGTTGAAAAAGCCGCAAAAACGAAAGAAGTGCTTGAAATCGATAATGCGATCGAGGAGATTTTCAACAAACGCTCACACACCGGCTGGACAACAGGCGGACACACTGGTGAAGATGTTCCCGTCTATGCGTACGGTCCGTCCAGTGAGACATTTGCCGGCCAAATCGATAATACAGAAATCGCTAAAAACGTCTTCAAGGCTTTACAATACAACATTAAGATTAATGATAAGTAA